The sequence CAGAGGGTCCTGTGCACACATCAGCCCATTCCAGGGAGGGGGTTTGTTATCTCATTTATGTCCCTGCAGCCCTACTGTTTGTTCCTGCAGTCTCTCTTGGTGTTTTCAGAAACACTGGTTCATTACTGATAGCTGTCTTCCCTTTTAGGGCCGTGAATAGCCCCTGCCACCACCTCCATCCCCTCAGATCACTGGTGCTAATTTCACATTGGCCTGGAAATGGTAGAAAGCTGGTTAAGGATGTGATTTCTAGAGCCAGACTGTGCTTGGGCTTGAATTCCAATTCTACCATTTAGTGTCTGTGTGATATAGGGCTTTCTTTCATTGAACCTgactgttcctcagtttcctcaaatgtaaatgAGGCTAATGGAAGTAATTATCTTAAGGTTGTTGCCAGAATTAAaggatctaatttttaaaaacgtttaggacagtgcctagcacacagtaagcattgtttaaatgttagtttttatcattcattttacCAAGTTCTCTAAGTGTGAAACTAATTCCCCACGTCATAACAGAGATCAGGTTACAGTTTACAAGAATTCTTTGCTGAAGTCTCCAGAATAATTAAAGGCAAtcataaaggagaaaattttaCAGAAGTGGCCACTCATCTACACTGATCCTCtatagcagcagtccccaacctttttggcaccagggaccggtttcatggaagacgaTTTTTCTACGGACCggtgcggggtggggtggggaggggttcaGGCGGTAGtgcgagcgacggggagcggcagatgaagctttgctcactcgctgctcatctcctgctgtgcggcccggttcctaacaggctgcggaccggtACCGGTCCACGGCCCCAGGGGCTTAGGGACCCCTGCTCTATAGGGTGGCTCCCTCCCTGTAGGAGAACCAGTATTTCCCTCACcattctgagtaatattccagaaTATCAGAGTCCAGACTAACCCCTTAAAGACCAGAAGgaggaaaatttttaattcatttcctaATCCAAGGTTTATTTTCctaatacaatatttatttctccttttgtccCAGGAGCTACCTTTCTCCATGATGACTGACAATGGGATTTTCAACTACTTTCAGAGGCTCCTTCATGTACTCAACAGTACTATCCCATCAAAACCATGGTCTGACGTTAGTGTGTTTCCCAGAATTGAGTTTTCCGATCAATTCTGTCaggttcctttttatagctgtttTAGGACAATTTCCATGAGGTCAAGGACTCTGCCTGCCTTGTGCACTACTGTATTTCCAATGCCTGAATGTAGTAAGAACTCCATAAACACATGAATTGTGTATGAATGAGCCCTTCCTTTGAAAAAAGATGAAGCTCAGGCCTACACACTCTTCTTTCAGTCTTCTCAACCTTAGCTTCTGATCTCTTGTGAGAATTACTTAAAGCAAGAATCAGCtaaattgataatttaaaaagaaacttctctaaagaAGTTTCTCTCTCCAGAGATGCAACTATGCTTACAATAGAGACAGCTGTCGTGCGTTATGAACTCTGCTTTACAAAGTGGTCTAATAAggtgattttcaaaaaaaaaaggtaagatgcAGATTTAAGGTGACAGCTTGTCTGATGCTTACCTAACTCATCAAgatattcctttattttaaaaatattgattgatcacttactttgtgccaggcattacAGTATTATTGTATGAACAAGACTGACATACAGTCTCTACTGTGAGCTTACAGTCTTTCAAGACAATTAAACAATAAAGTGTGATGTGTTGTTACCATAGGGGAAGTATTCTAAGGCTAGAGGTCTTCTGCCTGCACTTGAACAAGAGCAGCTCTGCActgatcatttttatattttgagattCCAagtgagattttttgttgttgttgttaacctGGCTCCAATATtacaaaaagtttgaaaattactgccatatatatatatatgtatatatatacacatacatatatatatataaatttatttatttttacttatttatttgtgactgcattgggtctttgttgctgtgcacaggctttctctggttgcggtgagcagggcctactcttcgttgcagtgcgtgggcatctaattgcagtggcttctcttgttgcggagcacgggctctaggcacgcaggcttcagtagttgtggcatgcaggctcagtagttgtggctcacgggctctagagcgcaggctcagtagttgtggcacatgggctcaatagttgtggctcacgggcttagttgctctgcggcatgtgggaccttcccggaccagggcttgaacccgtgtcccctgcattggcaggcggattcttaaccacttagccaccagggaagccctgccatatatttaatatgaatttcattctgaaaatctattatgtgaatgaatgaagagacaCTGCATATATAGTTACAATCACCCTATAAGCATTACTATCCTCCTTTTATAGGGGAGAAAATGCAGTTCACAGAGTAACTCTCCAAAGTCTTTTCCCCCCCGCAGTTTTACTGAGGAATAGttgacaaatataattgtataaagTGATGGtttgatatacatataaatcatatacatgtgatagttttatatatatatatatatatatatatataggaatgattaccaagatcaatatccacatccatcacttcacatagtttACACATGTGTGGTtaagaatgcttaagatctactctcagcaactttcaaacatacgataccattttattaattatagtcaccatgctgtatattaaatcctcagaatttattctttttataactgAGAGTTCGTATCCTTTGACCTACgtttccccatttctctctcccccgTCTCTAAAGTCTTATGACAATTAAATTGCAAGCCTCATTCCGAATCTCTGCACTCTACCACACCACAGAGCCTACACCCTAAATGgaataaatctttatttctctAGGAGAAAGAACTCTAGTGAGATATTACAAGCTTTGCCTTACCCTTATCCAATATCcaatatttcaaagaaagaaatatatagcatgcaaataaaagacaaaaaccacatcatCATCTcagtgaataaagaaaaagagtttgggaaaaaaatccatatccattcatgataaaaactttcaacactaggaagagaagggaacttccttaacttgataaaggGCATCCACGAAAAGcctacaggtaacatcatacttaagGAAGAGACAATGCTTTCCCTTCTAAaatcagaacaagacaaggttgtctcatctcaacactgtactggagttTTCAGCCATTAGAAATTAAAGTTGTAGATAGACTATAGAATTGATGATTAATGGGATTTGATCCAAAATTACTGCCATGGGTTGGAACGATTAACACTGCAACAAGATATGTAAGTTAAGGCCAAAAATAATGTGCTTAGGTTTAAAAATCAACTGGAAGATACAAATTTCGCAAAAGGATTACtgggtacctactgtgtgccatgcaCTAAAGAGACATGATTCCTTCCTAGATGAGTTCATTCCAGACCCAAATACCTAAGCTACACTAAGGCAAGTCTTCCCGTGACCTCTAAACTCCTTTGGcatttattaagaattttctaATTCAATTGTGTTAACGGTTCAGGGCTGAGACTGTATATACTTTGATTCTCCACGGTTCCCAACAATTCTCAGGAGTTTACTACCCTCCTAATGGATCACTGCATTGGCCCCCCGCTATCTCAGCTGAACTACAATAAGTTAAAGAAGTTTATTCGAAGCCGAAACATGTGAATCGCGCGTTTTAGGATGACAGCGTCCGGAAGAGAGCCTAGAACTGCCTGAAATTGTAACAACTCTTCAAGTGTCCGGAAGCGTTTTCTGAGATTACGTCTCTGAGCATGAGCGGAAGTCACCCTTTGAGCAATCTGCGGTTTAATTATATTCAGGACAGAGACATTcgtttccattcttttcttctcgTTGCACCCATAAGCAAGTGATCAGGTGACAAATTTCTCTTCgttactataaaataaagatcGTATTCAAAGAAGTTTCAAGGCAGCCCAACTCCCTATCGTCCAGTAGTAAAGATGGAGGCGCCCTGAATGTAAACTGCAGGTAATACCACTTCCGTGTTTCTCTTGCGCCCTGGTCCAAGATGGCGGATGAGGCCACCCGGCGTGTCGTGTCTGAGATCCCGGTGCTGAAGACCAATGCCGGACCTCGAGATCGGGAGTTGTGGGTGCAGAGACTCAAGGAGGAATATCAGTCTCTTATCCGGGTCAGTTGTGGTTCTACTGCCAACCGCGTCGCAAAAGGGTTGCGGGTAATCTGGTGTCCTTAGGAATAGGCTCCGTGTGGAAGCCGCTTCCGGTTTTAAAGTTTAACTTTACGAATTCATAGATATTGGACGACTGCGGGGCTGGGAGACTTAGGGAAGCGCGGTGGGGAGGAGGTGCCTCCCAAGAGACTCAGGTTAGGAGCCACGGTGGCGCCAGACTTTCTGACTGAAAGCAGCAGTTATTTGGGGGATATGCCGCCCCGGAGAATGACGTGTCCTCCTGGCCCCAGGTGATTGCTCTCCTGGATGTAGGGGAGGTGGTCAAAAGGAATTCCTGGAGCCCTAAGTCCCGGTCCGCGTCTCTCCGCTCCCTCTTTCACTTGTTCTGAGGGAGGAATCCACGTTAGAGCTAAAAATTCAGGTAGATATTAGTTGCAGAGAGACAAGGAGCTGAGCTCAGGGTTAGGAACGAGCCATCTTCTGAGCTAATCTCCCTTCtgtggaaggagaagaaaatttgACTTTCTTGCGGTGGTCTCTGTTTCAAAGGCTAGCAGCTTTCCTGATGCGTGTATTCATTcactaaaaaacatttattgtacACCAAGTACCTAGGAAGGGCATCCAAAGCCGAATAAAATTGAGCCTACGGAGGTGGACAGAAACATATCATGATAATACATTATGTGGAGAAACAGGGAGAAGGAGTCTGAGAAATTGCTAAGATGTTTTGAAGCAGGAAGTGAGATACCGAAATCCAGCTTGGGTCTGGTCAGGGAAGGTTTCCTAGAAGAGGCAATGCTTGAGCTGAGGCTTAAAGGGTGAACATAAGTTGGCCTGATAAAACATGAAGGTAAGAGAAGAACATTCAAGGCAAAAGGAACAGCATGAGCAGTCATAGAAGCTAGAAACACCATGACATATATGAAGAAACACAAGTAGATCAGAGTTGTTAGAGCATCAAAGTGTGGCAGGGAGTGGTAGATAAGGCTTGACAAATAGATTTGAGCACTTGAATTTTATCTTGGAGGCATTGGGATACCTTTAAAGGATGTTAAGCGGAGGAGTAACACGATGAGATTTGGGTTTAGATCAGTCACTGGCAGTAGAGAGGAAAATAGAATTGACAGGGATAAGATTGAAGTTAGGAGGCTGTCATTAATCTAGGCAAAAGAAAGATGATGATCTCTAAACTTGGGAGTTATGGTGAAGATAGGAGAGGTAGATTTAAAGAATATTCAGAAGGTAAAATCAGCAGGACGTTGTAAAAGATTGGTTTGTAGAGTAAAGGAGAAGGAGGGTCAAGGATGATTCCCAGGTCTTTGGCTTGGGTGACTGAATGCTAATACTGCCAACTGAGATTGGTGCAGTGGAGAAACAAGTCTGAAAGACTAGAGGGAAACGGACTGCCAAGTTTGAGGTACCTGTGGAATGAAGGTAGAAATTTCAATACACAGTTGGATAATGGAGTTGAAGCTTTGAGAAAAGCTCTAGATTAAAGATAAAGATTTAAAAGTCATCAGCATATGGGTGCTTAAGAGAGGAAGTAATCACACACTTTTCTTTTGAGGGAAGGGGGACTGCCCTTGACCTCAACACTCCCCTCAATGACCTCACTCTCTTACTTTTAGTACGTGGAGAACAACAAGAATGCAGACAATGATTGGTTCCGACTGGAGTCCAACAAGGAAGGGACTCGGTAGGCAGACCCTCTTGGGAGGTGTGAGGGTGGGGATGCCACATAGCTTGAGCATTTTGGTGTCCCAGAGCCCACTGCTAGGCCTTTCCTGCCCCTTTCTGGTCTCCACTCCCACAACTCCAGAGTTCCCCAATTCCCAACCCACGAGTCTCCCAGGCTGGTGACCTAAGCCAAGAAGATGTCATCTGAGTATTAGAAGAATGGGAAAATTGCACTGAGGTTTGGTCTGTGTTACAGGTGGTTTGGAAAATGCTGGTACATCCATGACCTCCTCAAATATGAGTTTGACATCGAGTTTGACGTGAGTATGATGGAGTGGGAATTATGGAGGTTAGTAGAACAGGAGGGATTAGGTGATTGTTAGCAAGCTAACCAGGAGGGAccaaagataactttttaaatggGAGGGAAAAGCTGAGGTTTGAAACAAGCGTAGGTTATAGTTATTCATCTCCATGTCCAGAATCCTGGTGTGTGACTGCTGCTTGATGAGTTTATGGAAGATTTCAGTTCAACCAAGAAGTGTGTATATCTGATTagattatttcctttctgttctgATTCTGTTTTATTAAAGCTTTATAATTCTTCCAGATTCCTATCACATATCCCACTACTGCTCCAGAAATCGCAGTCCCTGAACTGGATGGAAAAACAGCAAAGATGTACAGGTAGGACTGAATAGGAGatgggaagaggtcaaagaaGGCCTTGGGGAAGAACTCTCTGAGGCAGGAGTTTTCCCAGAGTCTGCAGGCCTAGAGAGACTCCAGGTCTCCCTCTGCCAAGCCTGGGCGAAGCACTTAGCTGACCTTGTTCTCAATTCCGATCACCAGTAGTCTTCCTGTGCTCTCAAGAGCCTGCTGTGCTTTATGGTATACCTTGCATGTCAACACCTTCTGATCATCTTGTCCCTCTCACAGGGGTGGCAAAATATGCCTGACTGATCACTTTAAGCCTTTGTGGGCCAGGAATGTGCCTAAGTTTGGACTAGCTCATCTCATGGCTCTGGGGGTAAGTTTGGAGTATTTGGTATATAAGGGGAGAAGGGGTTAGGTCCTGAGTGGTATAAGAAAAGTAACTGAGAGTAAACAAGGAATAACAGTGTTTTCCTTTGGGCGTGCTCTCCTAGAATATCTCTAGCAAGGAGCTTCTGATGGAATAAGAGGCATTGATTGGGTGGTAGTAATCTCACAGGGTCTCCCTTGTATTGCAGCTGGGTCCGTGGCTGGCAGTGGAAATCCCCGATCTGATTCAGAAGGGAGTGATTCAGCATAAAGAGAAATGCAGCCAATGAAGGATCAATCCACTGAGGCAGGACAGAGGGACCTTCCATAGGCTACGTTCCTGTTTTCCTCTGCATCATTCTTTTTACTCATCTAACCACTTCCCCCCACACCCCTTCACCCATAATTGTTACTAAGTACCAACAGTTGCAGCAGACACTGCTGAAAAAAACAACGGTATTGCTGCTGAATTTCTAAGTTGGGCTACACAGGAGGAAGAAAGACTAGGGCCTTGAAAAACCAAAAGGCAATTTATATCCCTTGTCCAGGTGGAGCAGTGTGAGGTCCTGGAGGGATAGGGGGTGACTGAAAGTGGGTGCATAGTCTTTTTGGTTTCTGGAGATAACTCATCAATAAAAGCTGCTTCCTCCTGTGGCTTGTGGTTCTCATTGGTGGCTCTTAATAGAGGGTGAGCAGGCTTAGGGTCAGCAGGCTAAGACCCAAGGCACATGTACAACTATACTAGTtcgggagggaaggggaaatggaggATGCTCTGTTCTGGAGCTGGGGAATGAAAGGAAATCCTGACTGTTCTCCCTGCTGCTGAGATCTGCTTTTGTCCTTTAGCAGGGAGCCTACCGCTTTAGCCTGCAAGATGCTTGACAACTGGTTTTGCAGGGCCAGTATTCCCTGCTCTCCAGGGATCTTCCCAACCCTATGTGGATACTTCACTGGTCTGTGGGCTGGACCCAGGCCCTGCATTCGTACCCCTGCTCCCTGGGAAGGATCTGTGCTGCAAGCCGGGGGGCCATACTACGATTGTCAGATCTATATCCTTTAGAGCCACGGGGTGGGGCGATGGGACTCTACTTTAGGGACTTGCTTTGGAGCGACGGTTTAAAGACAATTCTTGCCAAAGCTGGGAACTGGCGGTCCTAAAGTTGGCTGTGTTTCCATGGTGTCGGCAGCGGAGCCTAGGGGGCGGGTTCACGCAAGCGCCGAGGAAGCCGGTGGGCGGAGTCTGAGTGTGGGTGCGCAGGCGCTCTGAGAGACAGTGAAGCCGGCGGCCGGTGGCCGGGCGGGACCAACAAAGATGGCGGCGGCCCCTGCGGTGGGAGAGATCTGGGCACTAGCTGCGGCTAAAGCTGCAGCCGGGCCCGCGGGGGCGCTGCACGAGGGTAGTAGGGGGTGGCCCTGAGCTGGGGCCTGGCCCCGGCTGGCCTACCCCGCCGCCTCACCCGGGGACAGGTACGGTCCGGGGCGTTATGGTGTGGGGGTGCCGAGGGAAGACTGTTCCAGACCCGAGAGATCGCCCACCCCAAAAGCAGAGGTGCTGGGGGCCCGGCAGGCCTGCGAGAACTGGGCTGGAGGGACCAGCATCCATGGATCGTGTAGAATATGCCGCTGGACCCCGTAGCCAATCAGCAGCCTCGGCCTTTCTGCCCTCGAGGGGGGCGGACCCGGTTGAAACCTCCTGTGGTGGGAGATGTGCAGAGATTAGGGGTCAGGGAGTTAGTTCGTCCTCCCTCCCCGCCACAGCCCCTGAGCCCCAACACCACTTTGGAGctcagaggtgggggagggagtaaCCTTTTTAGTGTGCTTCATTTGCAGCCAGGAGGGGCAGGGGTTTGAGAATGGAATGCTGTCCTTGGGGCTGTTATACTTGCATCCACACCGCTATTTGACCAGAGGTCCCAAGTGACCCAGAGCACATCCCACTTGACTAGGCAGGTATGGGGGAACCTTCATGAGCACCTAGATTATAAAGACAGCCAAGATAGGAACTCTTTATCATTGGCTCTCCAGTAAAGCAATATTCTGCAGGAAGGGCGTGAGGAATGTAGAAAGAGTCAAAGCCCTGCCtgctatcattcattcattcatttactcaatggATACTAAGTGTTTACTTTGTACCAAACACTATACTAGACACAGGGGATACAATGATTGATACACtagacatggttcctgccctccATGCATGTAGCTAGTATGGCAGCCTAGGTTCCCGCCTCCCTCCATATTCAAACGCTGATCGTCTCTTCTCCTCTCAGGTCCAGCCTGTGGTGTCCACAATGCCCCAGGCTTCTGAGCACCGCCTGGGACGGACCCGAGAGCCACCTCTTAATGTCCAGCCCCGAGTGGGATCCAAGCTACCATTTGCTCCCAGGGCCCGGAGCAAGGAGCGCCGAAACCCAGGCCCTGGGCCGAACCCTGTGTTACGACCTCTGCCTCCTAGGCCAGGTCCCCCTGAGGAACGGCTCAAGAAACTGGAGCTGGGACGGGGACGGACCTCAGGCCCTCGTCCCAGAGGCCCGCTTCGGGCAGATCATGGAGTTCCCCTGCCTGGCTCACCACCCCCAACTGTGGCTCTGCCTCTCCCATCAAGGACCAACCTAGCCCGTTCCAAGTCTGTGAGCAGTGGGGACTTGCGTCCAATGGGGATTGCCTTGGGAGGGCACCGCGGCACTGGAGAGCTAGGGGCTGCACTGAGCCGCTTGGCTCTCCGGCCTGAGCCACCCACTTTGAGACGTAGCACCTCTCTCCGCCGCCTTGGGGGCTTTTCTGGGCCACCCACCTTGTTCAGCATACGGACAGAGCCCCCTACTTCCCATGGCTCCTTCCACGTGATATCTGCCCGGCCCTCTGAACCTTTCTACGCCGATGACAAGATGGTGAGGACTTGCCAGCACACGCCTTCCATGCTCATGTTCCTCCATGCCTCCAGCTTTCTTGCCATCATATggctttcctttcccctttttgCCAAGTTCCTTTTTCACTCCCTTCATTTCAGTAGTTTGGACTCTCCTCTCCCTTATTTAAGTAACTTTAAGCCTCATAGACCCTTTCCAGGGTTGTCTGTGACTCCCCAGAATGGTGTGCCATTTCAGTCCCCAAGGAATAAACCATTTGGAATTCTTTGGGTCCCCAGGCCCTTACCTTCCCTTGCTGTACCTTGTCTCCTAGGATGCTGCCTAGGCCTAATTAATCTCTGGAGCTGAAGAGGGGCAGGCTCAGAACATCTGAGCTCGTGCGGTTGCCCATTTCCCGAGCTAAGTGAGCTAGGCTGATTGCAATTGGAGCCATCAGGAGAGGGTGCAGGAAGGGGCCACGGGTGCAGGAGGGGGCCTTGGGGGTagcaaggtgggggtggggagcagctgGGCAACCATGACAGTGCTTGGGGAGTTGCCCCAGGAGCTGCATCGCCGGCTAGCTGGGCAGAGGAGTAAGTGGGGAATAGGTGGGACAGCCATGGCTGAGTCCGTGGTACACTCAGCTGTGTTAGGCTTACTGCTCATGGTCATTGAGGTAGGGAGACCCTAATACCCAGTGACGGAAAAAGTGTAGAGTTTGGGGGtgaaggatggggtggggaaggcagtGGGCAGCATGCTGTTGAAAGGTTAAAGCGCCAGGTGGGATATATGGGAACGTGCTGACTGTACTCTGACCTTCCAGGCTCATCACACACTGCTTCTGGGCTCTGGTCATGTTGGCCTCCGAAACCTGGGGAACACGGTGAGAGCCATTCTCCTGTCTTTCCTAACAGGAATGTGAACTGGTGTTGGAGGCAGGCATGGGGAGGGAAACTTGGGGAAGGACAGCACTGAAGTTCTCCTAAGGCTTCCTAGGCACTGGTCTGGGGAGGTAATGGCACTGTCTTTACTGCTCCCCAGTGCTTCCTGAATGCTGTGCTACAGTGTTTGAGCAGCACTCGGCCTCTTCGGGACTTCTGTCTGCGAAGGGACTTCCGGCAAGAGGTGCCTGGAGGGGGCCGAGCCCAAGAGCTCACTGAAGGTGGGGCGACAACTCCTGCTCCcttctttcaagtcctcttttcCCCAAACCCTTGTAGGTCCATCTGCCAGTGCCAGTGGCCCAACCCTGAAAGCTGGCAGGTGTATCTGTTTTTCCCAGTGCCTGATTTCCTAGAGGTTGTTTTCCACCTTCTAAGCCTCCTCTTGCTTCCCTCTTCTAGTCATTAACCACTgtttcccttccccactcccaccctaatagcctttgcagatgtgattggtGCCCTGTGGCACCCTGACTCCTGTGAAGCTGTGAATCCTACTCGATTCCGAGCTGTCTTCCAGAAATACGTTCCCTCCTTCTCTGGATACAGGTGGGAGAGCTGGAGGGTATGGGATTTCTCTCTGACCTTGTCTGGGGGTAGGGCCAAGCAGCATCATTCTGAGCCTTGAGACGCTATTCATCCAGGAAGTGTGGACAGGGGTTAGTGACTGTGGACTAGGCAGGGGTCGGTTGCCCATGTTCTTTGTCTGACTGCAGCCAGCAGGATGCCCAAGAGTTTCTGAAGCTCCTCATGGAGCGGCTGCACCTCGAAATCAACCGACGAGACCGCCGGGCTCCGCCAGTCCTGGCCAATAGTCCAGCTCCCTCCCAACCCCGCCGTGGAGGGGCTCTGCTAGAAGAACCTGAGTTAAGGTAAGGTtgctcccctccttctcctccgcAGTAGTTTATCAGCAGCATTCATCCTTCACAGAAGTAAGCTAGTCAAGATTGAGGATGTAGTGTCCAAGGAAATACTTAGCTCAGAAAATGGTTTGAGAAGCAGTGCAGAAGTAGGaagaaggcaggaggaggagggaggctgaggggcACAGATGGAGGCAGAAGACAGTGCTATGGCTGTCACCATATTGACGGAGGAGGGGATAATTAATTTACAAGGTACCTAAGGGGTCTGAAGCCAGGTGGAGGAAGACGGCATGTTCGTCCCTTGTCgacattcctttcttttcctctcacctTGGATTTCCCCGGAAAGTCTTCTGAAGCATTACTCCTTTGTCTGTTTCTTGAAATTTAGAGAAGGAGCTGGGGTATGGGTGGGGTACAGGGCTCTGTGGATCATTTCAGTGGTGTTGGGGGTGCCCGGTGTTCCTGCTGTCTCATGGGTGCTCCCCACTTCCCTTGATCTGTCCTAGCGATGACGACCGAGCCAACCTAATGTGGAAGCGTTACCTGGAGCGAGAGGACAGCAAGATTGTGGGTATGGAACGAGACAAAGTGATGGGGAAAGTTAGTGTGTGGGGGATGCGGGCTtggcagaaaaaaatcaatcctaTCCAGGGGTGTGGGAATAAGACTGGATGACAAAAATGTGGAGAAGTTGTGAGGGGTTTGTGAGGAGTGTCGGTGGTGGGAAAGGAAGCGTCAGGCAAACGGGTGGGAAGAGATGGGAATCCAAGGAAGCATCTCAGGCATCCCACAATGACTGTTTCTCCTGCCCCTTTGCTTCTATCTAGACCTGTTTGTGGGCCAGTTGAAAAGTTGTCTCAAGTGCCAGTCCTGTGGGTATCGCTCCACGACCTTCGAGGTTTTTTGTGACCTGTCCCTGCCCATCCCCAAGGTGGGATTCCAGAAGATTCCAGGGGTGGA comes from Delphinus delphis chromosome 1, mDelDel1.2, whole genome shotgun sequence and encodes:
- the UFC1 gene encoding ubiquitin-fold modifier-conjugating enzyme 1; amino-acid sequence: MADEATRRVVSEIPVLKTNAGPRDRELWVQRLKEEYQSLIRYVENNKNADNDWFRLESNKEGTRWFGKCWYIHDLLKYEFDIEFDIPITYPTTAPEIAVPELDGKTAKMYRGGKICLTDHFKPLWARNVPKFGLAHLMALGLGPWLAVEIPDLIQKGVIQHKEKCSQ
- the USP21 gene encoding ubiquitin carboxyl-terminal hydrolase 21, yielding MPQASEHRLGRTREPPLNVQPRVGSKLPFAPRARSKERRNPGPGPNPVLRPLPPRPGPPEERLKKLELGRGRTSGPRPRGPLRADHGVPLPGSPPPTVALPLPSRTNLARSKSVSSGDLRPMGIALGGHRGTGELGAALSRLALRPEPPTLRRSTSLRRLGGFSGPPTLFSIRTEPPTSHGSFHVISARPSEPFYADDKMAHHTLLLGSGHVGLRNLGNTCFLNAVLQCLSSTRPLRDFCLRRDFRQEVPGGGRAQELTEAFADVIGALWHPDSCEAVNPTRFRAVFQKYVPSFSGYSQQDAQEFLKLLMERLHLEINRRDRRAPPVLANSPAPSQPRRGGALLEEPELSDDDRANLMWKRYLEREDSKIVDLFVGQLKSCLKCQSCGYRSTTFEVFCDLSLPIPKKGFAGGKVSLRDCFSLFTKEEELESENAPVCDQCRQKTRSTKKLTVQRFPRILVLHLNRFSASRGSIKKSSVGVDFPLQRLSLGDFASDKAGSPVYQLYALCNHSGSVHYGHYTALCRCQTGWHVYNDSRVSPVSENQVASSEGYVLFYQLMQEPPRCL